One window of Mesorhizobium sp. WSM4904 genomic DNA carries:
- a CDS encoding endonuclease/exonuclease/phosphatase family protein, translated as MKLISYNIQYGYGTDGRYDLTRCAKLIDGADIIALQEVERHWQRSNGEDQPEMLSRLLPDYHWVYGPAFDMDASERRDGRVVNRRRQFGTMVLSKLPIVWSRLHALPLRRTLRPLNTRNAALECMIRTPAGPVRFFSLHLAHIAAEERLEQIDYLLGEHRRAPSDGGPWSGADDEAQRNWSNGEPEPESPLAAIWLGDFNMEPGSTEYRRIVGGTPYHRGAAYIDGFVDAAAVASEPVPDFHTHEKIIDGRLAKRRLDHCFVGGMLAERVRRVSADIGEVASDHFPLRVDIDLETPGIASGLAGR; from the coding sequence ATGAAGCTGATCAGCTACAACATCCAGTACGGCTATGGCACCGACGGGCGCTACGATCTCACGCGCTGCGCGAAGCTGATTGACGGAGCCGACATCATAGCCTTGCAGGAAGTGGAGCGGCACTGGCAGCGCAGCAATGGCGAAGATCAGCCGGAAATGCTCTCGCGGCTGCTGCCCGACTATCATTGGGTCTATGGTCCGGCATTCGACATGGATGCCAGCGAAAGGCGCGACGGCCGTGTCGTGAACCGCAGGCGCCAGTTCGGCACGATGGTGCTGTCGAAGCTGCCGATCGTCTGGTCGCGACTGCACGCGTTGCCGCTGCGCCGCACGCTGAGGCCGCTCAATACCCGCAATGCCGCACTGGAATGCATGATCCGCACGCCGGCGGGACCGGTGCGGTTCTTTTCGCTGCACCTTGCGCATATCGCTGCGGAGGAGCGGCTGGAACAGATCGACTATCTGCTTGGCGAGCATCGGCGCGCGCCATCCGACGGTGGTCCGTGGAGCGGCGCCGACGATGAGGCGCAGCGCAACTGGAGCAATGGCGAGCCGGAGCCTGAAAGCCCGCTGGCCGCGATCTGGCTCGGCGATTTCAACATGGAACCGGGAAGCACCGAGTACCGACGCATAGTCGGCGGCACGCCTTATCACCGCGGGGCGGCCTATATCGACGGGTTCGTCGATGCCGCCGCTGTCGCCAGCGAGCCGGTGCCGGATTTCCACACGCATGAAAAGATCATCGACGGCAGGCTGGCGAAGCGCCGGCTCGACCATTGCTTCGTCGGCGGCATGCTGGCCGAGCGGGTGCGTAGGGTGAGCGCCGACATCGGCGAGGTCGCTTCCGACCATTTCCCGCTGCGGGTCGATATCGATCTGGAGACGCCAGGCATTGCCTCGGGCCTGGCGGGCAGGTGA
- a CDS encoding EamA family transporter, translating into MTLFVFLAVLTAAAMHAIWNALVKVHLDRFLSITLMTLGMGFAALLALPFVEVPRAEVWPFILASVFFHMGYRTFLIGAYKAGDFAQTYPLARGTAPLLSALGGIVLLGEVPAPLAIFGIVLLSAGTLVMSFRGGMHLERFNPRAVSLALGTSIFIASYTLSDGSGARLAATAQSYAAWLFVCDALWALVLCVAFRGPQSLPVLARDWKAGLFTGVLSGAAYWIVMWAMTKAPIASVASLRETSILFAMVISVLALGEKMTAWRAAAALGIVAGVVALRLG; encoded by the coding sequence ATGACGCTGTTCGTTTTCCTCGCGGTGCTCACGGCGGCTGCCATGCATGCGATCTGGAACGCGCTGGTCAAGGTGCATCTCGACCGCTTCCTGTCGATCACGCTGATGACGCTCGGCATGGGGTTCGCGGCGCTGTTGGCGCTCCCTTTCGTCGAGGTGCCGAGGGCCGAAGTATGGCCATTCATTCTGGCGTCGGTGTTCTTCCACATGGGCTACCGGACCTTCCTGATCGGCGCCTACAAGGCCGGCGATTTCGCGCAGACTTATCCGCTGGCGCGCGGCACGGCGCCGCTCTTGTCCGCGCTCGGCGGCATCGTCCTGCTTGGAGAGGTGCCGGCGCCGCTCGCCATCTTCGGCATCGTGCTTCTGTCGGCCGGCACGCTGGTGATGTCGTTTCGTGGCGGCATGCATCTCGAGCGGTTCAATCCTCGCGCGGTCAGTCTCGCGCTCGGCACCTCGATCTTCATCGCCAGCTACACGCTCTCCGACGGCAGCGGGGCGCGGCTTGCGGCGACCGCGCAAAGCTATGCGGCCTGGCTGTTCGTCTGTGACGCGCTCTGGGCCTTGGTGTTGTGCGTCGCCTTTCGCGGGCCGCAGTCGCTGCCTGTGCTGGCGCGCGACTGGAAGGCGGGTCTTTTCACCGGCGTGCTCAGCGGCGCCGCCTACTGGATCGTGATGTGGGCGATGACCAAGGCGCCGATCGCCTCGGTCGCGTCGCTGCGCGAGACCTCGATCCTGTTCGCCATGGTGATCTCGGTGCTGGCGCTGGGCGAGAAGATGACGGCCTGGCGCGCCGCGGCCGCGCTCGGCATCGTCGCGGGCGTCGTCGCTCTCAGGCTGGGTTAG
- a CDS encoding MFS transporter has product MSLTAEQKKTVVASFLGWTLDAFDFFLLTFLLVDIAAEFKTDVPAVSKALFLTLATRFIGAFVFGMLADKYGRKPMLMLNIVSYSVIGALAAFAPNLGIFLALRALFGIAMGGEWGLGSSLAMESIPPSARGMVSGILQCGYPAGYLLAAVVYGLLYGQKIGDFTIGWRAMFLLSFVPALIVLFIRSHVPESPAFVEGRAQVRPGLLETLRRHWGIALYAVVLMMFFNFFSHGTQDLYPTFLRKEHGFDPHTVSWITIVANIGAIAGGLAFGALSEKIGRINAITLACVIALPAIPLWAYTTTPFMLAIGAFVMQVAVQGAWGVIPVHLNELSPGSVRATLPGFIYQAGNLAASYGGPYQAGIAEAPGSSYGHALALFAGVVAVCIIVVIRFSPEKRGEVMTVFG; this is encoded by the coding sequence TTGAGCCTCACCGCAGAGCAGAAGAAGACCGTCGTCGCATCTTTTCTGGGCTGGACACTGGACGCTTTTGATTTCTTCCTTCTGACATTCCTGCTCGTCGATATTGCCGCTGAATTCAAGACCGACGTCCCGGCGGTCTCCAAAGCTCTGTTCCTGACGCTCGCGACGCGCTTCATCGGTGCGTTCGTCTTCGGCATGCTTGCCGACAAATATGGGCGCAAGCCCATGCTGATGCTGAACATCGTCAGCTATTCGGTGATCGGCGCGCTCGCCGCTTTCGCGCCCAATCTCGGCATATTCCTGGCCCTACGCGCCTTGTTCGGGATCGCCATGGGCGGCGAATGGGGGCTGGGCAGTTCGCTTGCCATGGAGTCCATTCCGCCGAGCGCCCGCGGCATGGTCTCCGGCATCCTGCAATGCGGTTATCCGGCCGGCTATTTGCTGGCGGCGGTGGTGTACGGGCTGCTCTACGGACAGAAGATCGGCGACTTCACCATCGGCTGGCGCGCCATGTTCCTGCTCAGCTTCGTGCCGGCGCTGATCGTGCTCTTCATCCGCTCGCATGTGCCGGAATCGCCGGCTTTCGTCGAAGGCCGCGCCCAGGTGCGGCCGGGCCTCCTCGAAACGCTGCGGAGGCATTGGGGCATCGCGCTCTATGCGGTGGTGCTGATGATGTTCTTCAATTTCTTCAGCCACGGCACGCAGGATCTCTACCCGACCTTCCTGAGGAAGGAGCATGGCTTTGATCCGCACACGGTGAGTTGGATCACCATCGTCGCCAATATCGGCGCCATTGCCGGCGGCCTGGCATTCGGCGCCCTGTCGGAGAAGATTGGCCGCATCAACGCCATCACGCTCGCCTGCGTGATCGCTTTGCCGGCAATTCCGCTCTGGGCCTATACGACGACGCCTTTCATGCTGGCGATCGGCGCCTTTGTCATGCAGGTGGCGGTGCAAGGCGCCTGGGGCGTCATCCCGGTACATCTCAACGAACTGTCGCCCGGTTCGGTACGCGCGACCCTGCCCGGCTTCATTTATCAGGCCGGCAACCTCGCCGCGTCCTATGGCGGTCCCTATCAGGCAGGTATCGCCGAGGCGCCCGGAAGCAGCTACGGCCATGCGCTGGCGCTGTTTGCCGGCGTGGTCGCCGTCTGCATCATCGTCGTCATCCGCTTCAGCCCCGAGAAGCGCGGCGAGGTGATGACCGTGTTCGGTTGA
- a CDS encoding Dabb family protein, translating to MIRHCVLVRFRDDVPAAERAAIHADLEALRSVIDGMGGVHFSANVSPEPFARGLTHGFTIDFRDAAARDAYLLHEAHQRAGARLVAALDGGTDGLLVFDLEFTEM from the coding sequence ATGATCCGCCACTGCGTCCTTGTCCGCTTCCGCGACGACGTCCCCGCCGCCGAGCGCGCCGCGATCCATGCCGATCTCGAAGCGCTGCGCTCCGTCATCGACGGCATGGGCGGCGTACATTTCAGCGCCAATGTCAGCCCGGAGCCCTTCGCGCGCGGCCTCACGCATGGTTTCACCATCGATTTCCGCGATGCCGCTGCCCGCGACGCCTATCTGCTCCACGAAGCGCACCAGCGTGCCGGCGCTCGCCTGGTTGCCGCGCTCGACGGCGGCACCGACGGGCTGCTGGTCTTCGACCTCGAGTTTACGGAAATGTGA
- a CDS encoding choline dehydrogenase, with protein sequence MADYIIVGAGPAGCVLANRLSEDPSHSVLLLEAGGKDWHPLIHMPAGFAKMTKGIASWGWSTVPQKNMKDRVFWYTQAKVVGGGSSINAQIYTRGNARDYDAWEKEEGLAGWGYRDVLPYFKRAENNQRFANDFHGDQGPLGVSNPISPLPICEAYFRAGQEMGMPFNPDFNGAAQEGVGYYQLTQKDARRSSASVAYLKPIRARKNLTVRTDVLVTRVVIEKGRASGVEIVDKPGGEKTILRAEREVIVSSGSIGSPKLLMQSGIGPADHLKSVGVTPVHDLPGVGSNMQDHLDLFVIAECTGDHTYDNYAKLHRTLWAGLQYLLLKKGPVASSLFETGGFWYADPTAASPDIQFHLGLGSGIEAGVEKLKNPGVTLNSAFLRPRSRGTVRLKSADPADHPLIDPNYWSDPYDRDMSIKGLRLAREIMRQKALAPYVLREVLPGPALQSDADLFDYACRTSKTDHHPVGTCRMGHDEMAVVSPDLRLRGIEGLRVCDASVMPRVPSSNTNAPTIMVGEKGADLILGREPLPPAVFKGNRAA encoded by the coding sequence ATGGCTGACTATATCATTGTTGGCGCCGGTCCGGCCGGCTGCGTGCTGGCCAACCGGCTGAGCGAGGATCCTTCCCATTCCGTGCTGCTTTTGGAAGCCGGCGGCAAGGATTGGCATCCGCTGATCCACATGCCGGCGGGTTTCGCCAAGATGACCAAGGGCATCGCCTCCTGGGGCTGGTCGACCGTGCCGCAGAAGAACATGAAGGATCGCGTCTTCTGGTACACCCAGGCCAAGGTGGTGGGCGGCGGCTCGTCGATCAACGCCCAGATCTACACGCGCGGCAATGCCCGCGACTATGACGCCTGGGAGAAGGAAGAAGGGCTCGCCGGCTGGGGCTATCGCGACGTGCTTCCCTATTTCAAGCGCGCCGAGAACAACCAGCGCTTCGCCAACGATTTCCATGGCGACCAAGGCCCGCTCGGCGTCTCCAACCCGATCTCGCCGCTGCCGATCTGCGAGGCCTATTTCCGCGCCGGCCAGGAGATGGGCATGCCCTTCAACCCGGATTTCAACGGCGCTGCCCAAGAGGGCGTCGGTTACTACCAGCTCACCCAGAAGGACGCGCGGCGCTCCTCCGCTTCTGTCGCCTATCTGAAGCCGATCCGCGCTCGCAAGAATCTGACGGTCAGGACCGACGTGCTCGTCACCCGCGTCGTCATCGAGAAGGGCCGCGCCAGCGGCGTCGAGATCGTCGACAAGCCGGGCGGCGAGAAGACCATATTGCGCGCCGAACGCGAGGTAATCGTCTCCTCCGGGTCCATCGGCTCGCCGAAGCTCCTGATGCAGTCCGGCATCGGACCGGCCGATCACCTGAAGTCGGTCGGCGTGACCCCTGTCCACGACCTGCCGGGCGTCGGCTCCAACATGCAGGACCATCTCGACCTGTTCGTGATCGCCGAATGCACCGGCGACCACACCTATGACAACTACGCCAAGCTGCACCGCACGCTATGGGCGGGTCTGCAATATCTGCTTTTGAAGAAGGGGCCGGTGGCCTCCAGCCTCTTCGAGACCGGTGGCTTCTGGTATGCCGACCCGACCGCCGCCTCGCCCGACATCCAGTTTCATCTCGGCCTCGGCTCCGGCATCGAGGCCGGCGTCGAGAAGCTGAAGAACCCCGGCGTGACGCTCAACTCCGCCTTCCTGCGGCCGCGCTCGCGCGGCACGGTGCGGCTGAAGAGCGCCGATCCGGCCGACCACCCGCTGATCGACCCGAACTACTGGTCCGATCCGTACGACCGCGACATGTCGATCAAGGGCCTGCGGCTGGCGCGCGAGATCATGCGCCAGAAGGCGCTTGCCCCCTACGTGCTGCGCGAAGTGCTGCCCGGCCCTGCCCTGCAAAGCGACGCCGACCTCTTCGACTATGCCTGCCGAACCTCGAAGACCGACCACCATCCGGTCGGCACCTGCCGCATGGGTCATGATGAAATGGCGGTGGTCTCGCCAGATCTCAGGCTGCGTGGCATAGAAGGCCTGCGAGTCTGCGACGCCTCGGTGATGCCGCGTGTCCCCTCCTCCAATACCAATGCGCCGACGATCATGGTCGGCGAAAAGGGCGCCGACCTGATCCTTGGCCGCGAGCCGCTGCCGCCGGCCGTGTTCAAGGGCAACCGGGCGGCCTGA